A region from the Cannabis sativa cultivar Pink pepper isolate KNU-18-1 chromosome 9, ASM2916894v1, whole genome shotgun sequence genome encodes:
- the LOC133031240 gene encoding uncharacterized protein LOC133031240, which translates to MSSEYNRSSLPLPIFHGENYDFWSIKMRTYFRSQNLWKIVEEGITIPEDITSLSEDQKKALEDNQQKDSHALYCLQQAMADNLFPRIMSAATAKEAWDTLQEEFQGTVKVRAVRLQKLRRDFENLRMKDNETAKDYYSRIKEIVNQMGAYGEIISDKNIVQKILISCTEKYDSIVSVIEETKDLETLSPTELMGSLEAYESRRERHKESEVENAFQSKINSRNPIKLIFVKRKMMKVISSMSAKEEKDTC; encoded by the exons ATGAGTTCGGAGTACAATCGCTCTTCACTACCTCTTCCAATTTTCCATGGAgaaaactatgatttttggtCCATTAAAATGAGGACCTATTTTCGATCACAAAATCTATGGAAAATTGTTGAAGAAGGAATCACTATTCCGGAAGATATTACATCTCTTTCGGAAGACCAAAAGAAGGCACTCGAGGATAATCAACAAAAGGATTCTCATGCATTATATTGCTTGCAACAAGCTATGGCGGACAATCTTTTTCCACGAATTATGAGCGCAGCAACGGCAAAAGAAGCATGGGACACGCTACAGGAGGAGTTCCAAGGAACAGTCAAGGTACGCGCAGTTAGACTACAAAAGCTTAGAAGAGATTTTGAGAATCTTAGAATGAAAGATAATGAGACTGCAAAAGATTACTATTCTAGAATTAAAGAAATAGTAAATCAAATGGGAGCCTATGGAGAAATAATTTCTGACAAGAATATAGTACAAAAGATACTAATTTCTTGTACAGAAAAATATGATTCAATAGTTTCTGTGATAGAGGAAACTAAAGATTTAGAAACTCTATCACCAACTGAACTAATGGGCTCTCTTGAAGCATATGAAAGTAGACGAGAAAGGCATAAGGAAAGTGAAGTAGAAAATGCCTTTCAGTCTAAAATCAATTCGCG aaatcccatcaagTTAATTTTTGTGaagagaaaaatgatgaaagtaATCTCTTCTATGTCTgccaaagaagaaaaagataCTTGTTAA